The proteins below are encoded in one region of Oncorhynchus gorbuscha isolate QuinsamMale2020 ecotype Even-year linkage group LG01, OgorEven_v1.0, whole genome shotgun sequence:
- the LOC124039207 gene encoding proteoglycan 4-like translates to MLNLLFHTHHILPRASHPEPATQSQPPRASHSEPATQSQPLRASHSEPATQSHSEPATQSHSEPATQSQPEPATQSQPPRATQSQPLRASQSQPLRASHPEPLRASHSEPATQSQPLRASHPEPATQSQPPRASHSERATQSQPPRATQSQPLRASQSQPLRASHPEPATQSHSEPATQSQPLRASHSEPATQSHSEPATQSQPPRASHSEPATQSQPPRASHPEPATQSQPLKASHPEPATQSHSEPATQSQPPRATQSQPLRASHTEPATQSHPEPATQSHPEPATQSQAPRATQSQREPSRATQSHSEPATQSHPEPPRANQSQPPRATETATQSHPEQPRATQSQPPRASHPEPATQSQPLRASHPEPAIQSQPPRATQSQPLRASHSEPATQSQPPRASHSEPATQSQPPRASHSEPATQSHSEPATQSQPPRATQSHSEPLRATQSHSEPATQSHSEPATQSQPPRATQSQPPRASLPEPATQSQPPSPTAC, encoded by the coding sequence ATGCTCAATCTGCTCTTCCATACACATCATATTCTCCCCAGAGCCAGCCACCCAGAGCCAGCCACTCAGAGCCAGCCACCCAGAGCCAGCCACTCAGAGCCAGCCACTCAGAGCCAGCCACTCAGAGCCAGCCACTCAGAGCCAGCCACCCAGAGCCACTCAGAGCCAGCCACCCAGAGCCACTCAGAGCCAGCCACTCAGAGCCAGCCAGAGCCAGCCACTCAGAGCCAGCCACCCAGAGCCACTCAGAGCCAGCCACTCAGAGCCAGCCAGAGCCAGCCACTCAGAGCCAGCCACCCAGAGCCACTCAGAGCCAGCCACTCAGAGCCAGCCACCCAGAGCCAGCCACTCAGAGCCAGCCACCCAGAGCCAGCCACCCAGAGCCAGCCACCCAGAGCCAGCCACTCAGAGCGAGCCACCCAGAGCCAGCCACCCAGAGCCACTCAGAGCCAGCCACTCAGAGCCAGCCAGAGCCAGCCACTCAGAGCCAGCCACCCAGAGCCAGCCACCCAGAGCCACTCAGAGCCAGCCACTCAGAGCCAGCCACTCAGAGCCAGCCACTCAGAGCCAGCCACCCAGAGCCACTCAGAGCCAGCCACTCAGAGCCAGCCACCCAGAGCCAGCCACTCAGAGCCAGCCACCCAGAGCCAGCCACCCAGAGCCAGCCACCCAGAGCCAGCCACCCAGAGCCAGCCACTCAAAGCGAGCCACCCAGAGCCAGCCACCCAGAGCCACTCAGAGCCAGCCACCCAGAGCCAGCCACCCAGAGCCACTCAGAGCCAGCCACTCAGAGCCAGCCACACAGAGCCAGCCACACAGAGCCACCCAGAGCCAGCCACTCAGAGCCACCCAGAGCCAGCCACTCAAAGCCAGGCACCCAGAGCCACCCAGAGCCAGCGAGAGCCATCCAGAGCCACCCAGAGCCACTCAGAGCCAGCCACCCAGAGCCACCCAGAGCCACCCAGAGCCAACCAGAGCCAGCCACCCAGAGCCACCGAGACAGCCACCCAGAGCCACCCAGAGCAACCCAGAGCCACCCAGAGCCAGCCACCCAGAGCCAGCCACCCAGAGCCAGCCACCCAGAGCCAGCCACTCAGAGCCAGCCACCCAGAGCCAGCCATTCAAAGCCAGCCACCCAGAGCCACCCAGAGCCAGCCACTCAGAGCCAGCCACTCAGAGCCAGCCACTCAGAGCCAGCCACCCAGAGCCAGCCACTCAGAGCCAGCCACCCAGAGCCAGCCACCCAGAGCCAGCCACTCAGAGCCAGCCACCCAGAGCCACTCAGAGCCAGCCACTCAGAGCCAGCCACCCAGAGCCACTCAGAGCCACTCAGAGCCACTCAGAGCCACTCAGAGCCACTCAGAGCCAGCCACCCAGAGCCACTCAGAGCCAGCCACTCAGAGCCAGCCACCCAGAGCCACTCAGAGCCAGCCACCCAGAGCCAGCCTCCCAGAGCCAGCCACCCAgagccagccacccagcccaACTGCCTGCTGA